The Acidobacteriota bacterium genomic sequence CCTTCCTCAAGGAGGGCTCGCACCTTCTGAAAGATCCCAGTCCATTCTTTGAGGACAGGCTCTGGCAGGTTGATGGCGCCGGTCGCCAGTTCGCGAAGAATAAGGCGAGGGTAGTGGGGGGAAGCCGTTGCTGCCTGGGCTATTCCGGTGATCAGAGTCCTCAACTTATCTTCGCTGCTGCTTGCCGCTTCGATGCTGTCTCCGATACGTTCCCAGGTCCCGTGGATCACGCTAAGAATGACGGCCGCATACAGTGAAGCCTTATCGCCGAAGTGGTAGTAGAGCATCGCCTTGTTGATACGGGCGCGGCGGGCAATCTCATCAACCCGGGCTCCCGCGAACCCCTCCTCGGCGAAAACCTCCGAAGCCGCTGTAATGATCCGCTGCGTGACCGATTTTCCTTCGGGTTGTTTTTCCGCTCTCTTTCTTTCCATATCCCGGCTCCATTAAATAACCAGTTAGTTTAACTAAATAGTTGTTTAAATATACAACCGCTTCTCCATTTCGTCAAGTGGTCCCCTGCGAATCACTTTCATAGGATAAGAGCTTGGTTTTTGCACATTGTGACGTTTCACATATCCCAAGCAAGGGTCAGGCCATGATTCTCAATCATGGATTATGCTGAGATCAGCATAACCCATAGTAACGAATCACGACTTGACTCTTTTCAGGGATATGTAACGATAATGCTCGGCTCTCGCTACATACTATATGCGAATAGTTTTGCATATAGTATTACTATATGCTAATATGTTGGCATATGGTACCACGAACGTACTGGCTCAATCTGATAGAATCTGCATGGAAGAGGAAATCCGTCGTCTGGCTCTCCGGAGTACGACGGGTCGGGAAAACCTTTCTCTGCAAGAGCATTCAGAACATCGAATACTTCGACTGTGAACTACCGCGGGTGCGAAAGCAGATGGAAGATCCTGAGGGATTCCTTGCCACTCTCGGGAAAAAGAAGGTCGTCTTGGATGAAATTCATCGTCTTTCCAATCCATCCGAGCTTCTGAAGATCGCTGCCGATCATTTCCCGTCAGTAAAGCTCATCGCAACAGGATCTTCCACTCTCCAGGCTTCTACACGCTTTCGCGACACTCTGTCGGGAAGAAAAACCGACATCTGGCTTACTCCCATGAATTCATCCGATCTGACGGATTTCGGCAATCACGACCTTGCACATCGTTTCCTCAGAGGAGGGCTTCCCCCATTCTTCATGAGCCCTCATCTTCCTGAGAGAGACTTCCAGGATTGGATCGATTCATACTGGGCGCGAGACATCCAGGAACTCTTCAGACTGGAACGACGACACTCTTTTCAGAAATACATGGAGATGCTCTTTGCTCAGAGCGGCGGTCTGTTCGAAGCGAACCGCTTCGCAAAGCCTTGTGAGGTAAGTCGCGGAACCATCAGCAATTACCTTTCGGTTCTTGAAGCTACCTGGATCATCCACGTCATCCGCCCATTTTCAACCCGCCGCTCCGTCGAGATCATCGCCGCTCCTAAAACATATGCTTTTGATACAGGCTTCGTCTGTTATTACCGCGGATGGCATCACCTGAGAGACGATGACTTCGGTTTGCTTTGGGAGCACTGGGTGCTCAATGAAATGCAAAGCCACCTGCAAGCCCCCATTGTCCATTACTGGCGCGATAAACAAGGCCACGAGATTGACTTCATTCTCATTCCCCGAGGTAGGAAACCGATAGCGATTGAGTGCAAGTGGAAAGCCGAGAATTTCGATCCAACGAATCTGAAAGTTTTTCGAAACCAGTATCCCGACGGGCCGAACTGGGTCGTTTGCCAAGATGTGCTTCATACATACACACGGATCCATGCAAACATGAAAGTAACGTTCATGGGAACCGGCGATCTGCGCACGCATATCGAACGGATTTTCCCGAAAAAATAAGCACAGGAAAATCGAAGATGATGAAACGCAATTTGATCACAGCATTGATGATCGCATTTATATTGACATGGATCGGGCAGGCATCGGCGGGATGGGTCATCGACCAGGCCGTGAAGGGAGATGAAAAAGGAGGAGATGCAGGTAACAGTCATCAAATGATGCTTTAGACAAACCAGATGAAGACCACGGTCTTTCAGGCCGGGAAACCGGTCTCCGCATTCATCATGGATCTGAGCGCACAGATGATCACGCAGATAAACTATGGAGACAGGTCTTACATCACGTCCACCATCCAGGAGTTCGTTCAGACTATGAAAGGGGCGGTGAACACCGCGATGAAACAGATGGAAGAAGCGTTGAAACAGGTCCCACCCGAGCAACGCAAGATGATGGAAGAGATGATGCGCTCACAGATGCCGAAGCAGGAGGATTGTCCGGAGGCCAAGACGGAGCTTCGGAGGACTGGGCACCAGGAGACGATCGCAGGATACACCGCCATTCGCTACGATGTCTTGGTCGATGGCAAAATGACCTCGGAACTTTGGATCTCCAAAGGAATCGACGCATGGAAAGAGATAGACCCTGAAAAGCTCCAGAAGCTCTCCGCAGAGTTCGAAAAGCTTGCCGGATGCGGCAACAAGACAGGGTTGTCAGTCTCCGATCCTTCATGGAAGGTCGTTGCGGAAGGATTTCCCATGAGGACAGTAATGAAGATGGGGGAAGTAACGGTGATCGAACTCGTGAAAGCCGAGAGCAAAGCGATCCCCGCAGCAGAATTTCAGCCCCCGGCCGGATTTGCCCGGAAGACCTGGCAGGAGATGATGCACCAATAGAGGAAGACTGTTCCTTACAGTTTCCCGCTCTTCTGCAGGATATCCTTTAGATTGACGATATGAGTCTCTCTCAGCTTGTTTAAAGAATCGTAGAAAAAACCTGATGTCAAGCGGAATTTTCTTGGATGTCATAAAGGATGACGCGCCCTGCGCGAAGCTCTGATATTTTAATACATACCCGGAGGCTATCAGAATGAGGAAGCTGCACGCTGGGTTGTTTTCTTTGATAGAAGCGTCTGGCTTGCCTCTTGCTAAATAGCCGAGGGGAGCGAATGATTCATATTCATTTTTAAATCTGCTTTGATCGGCTCTGGCTCCTGTTCAAAGCTCTCGCTCCTGGAGGGCGAAGTTACTGGAGGAGGGGCTTCGCCCTCTTGTTTTATCCGCCCACCATGAAATATTCAATATGCTGTCAAATAAGAATTGACAAGCGTCTAATTCTTTCTATAATCAAAACCGATGAAAAATCTATTACGCAAACTGTTCGGAAAGATGAAGGGGGAAAACGGATAAAATGACGTACGTTCCAACAAAACTATTTCTTACAAAGGGAGTGGGAAAACACAAGGAGAAGCTCGCCAGTTTTGAGATGGCTCTGAGGAAGGCAGATATTGCCCATTTGAATCTTGTCAGAGTATCGAGCATCTTCCCGCCGCACTGTAAGCTTATTTCCAAGAACTCCGGGATGAAGTATCTAAAGCCTGGCCAGATCACACACGTCGTCATCAGTGAATGCTCAACAAACGAGCCGCACCGGCTCATCGCTGCATCCGTGGGCGTTGCTCTCCCTAAGAATCCAGACAACTATGGATACCTCTCCGAACACCACGCGCACGGGCAGGTCGAGGAGAACGCTGGCGATTACGCCGAGGATCTTGCAGCTTCGATGCTGGCTACTATCCTGGGAGTTGAATTCGATCCGGACAAGAGTTGGAACGAGAAAAAAGAGATCTGGAAGATCAGCAGCGAGATATTCAAGACCACGAATATCACCCAGTCTGCCATCGGTGATAAGACGGGGCTATGGACGACGGTCATTGCCGCAGCCATTCTTATTGCATGAAGGACAACCAGCGATGAGCAAATTCCTGAAAAATCCTGTTGAACCATTTGAGGTAAATGGGAAAAAGAAGATCGATGCCATCCTTGATGATATGGGGAAGACCTCCTTTCAGGGAAGAAATCTTTCCCGGGCTTTCAGGGTATGGCAGAACATGCTCGAAGAGGATGCCTTCATCTTCTTCGGGCTTGCGGGAGCAATGGTCCCTGCCGGGATGAGGAAGATCGTCTCCTACCTGATAGAGAACAGGATGATCGATTGCATCGTTTCTACCGGTGCCAATCTCTTTCACGATACATGCGAGACGATCGGCTACAGGCACTACATCGGAAGCCCTAACGCAGACGACCTGGAACTTCTAAAACACGGGGTTGACCGCATCTACGATACCTTCGCCAGCGAGAAGGAGTTCGAGAAGGTCGATGTCTACATTTATAGATTTGCAGAGAGTCTGGATCGATCGAGGGTCTATACGACGCGAGAATTTCTCAACCTGCTTGGCAAAGAGCTCCTCAAAAAATTTGGCAACGAGGGAATTGTTTCGACGGCAGCCAGGGTGGGAATTCCTGTTTACTGTCCTGCCATCGGGGACTCCTCCATCGGGATCGCTCTTGCAGCCTTCGACAGCGGCAGAGACGGATTCTTTAAATTCGACGTCGTCGGAGATGTCCGAGAGACGGCTGAGATAGTCATGAAAAACAGGACCACGGGAGTCATCTACATCAGTGGCGGCACTCCGAAGAATTTCATTCAGCAGACTGAGGTCACGGCTCCTATGATCGACAAGGTTAAGGTGGGGCATAAATACGCCATCCAGATTACGGCAGATTCGCCTAACTGGGGAGGGCTTAGCGGCTGCACATTCGAGGAGGCCCAATCATGGGGAAAGATCTCTAAAAATGCGATGATGGCTTCCGTCAACTGCGATTCGACGATAGCTCTTCCGATCATTGCATCTGCCCTCGCTGCCCGTTACGGCAATCGGATGAAAAAGCGCCCGCTGAAGAAATATCCCTTTAATATGTAGCCGGTATCCCATCGAAGAAATATTTTTAATGAATGATTGGCTCTTATGAAAAATCCTGGCAAGTTAAGAAAAAGAAGAGTCTTTGGCGGTGAGGAAGCCGTCATCGGCGGTTATGAGCAATCCCGTGTAGCCGTGCTGCCTGTACCATACGAGGCGACGACGACCTATGGAAAGGGAACCAGGAACGGGCCAGAGGCCATCCTTAGAGCCTCGGAGAATATGGAGCTGTACGATGAAGAGATCGGCGCAGAGATCTTCAAAATTGGAATCCACACTCTGCCTCCGCTCTCTTTTAAATCGAAGGACCTCCTGCCGGGAGCTATCAAACATGGCGGAAGAGTGGGGAGGGAAGGTTGCAAATCAGCTTTTGAACTGATCGAGGACAGGGTAAGATCTCTTCTCAATGATGGGAAATTCCCTGCGATCCTCGGTGGCGAGCATTCGATCACTCCTTCTGTCGTCTCGGCCTTCATGAGCGGACTCAAGCATTGTGATCTGACCGTGGTTCAACTTGATGCACATGCAGATCTTCGCGATAGCTACCTCGGCTCGAAGTTCAACCATGCCTGCGCTATGGCGCGCGTCACCGAGATGTGCCATGCCGTCCAGATCGGCATCAGGAGCATGTCGTTTGAAGAGAGCCAAAAAATAAAAATATCGTCAAGAAGAGCTGAAAGCAAGAATCCGTTCATGTATCAAACTGAGCCTGGGAGGAACTGGATCGTCTTTGCTTCGGACATGCAGGATGAAGGATGGATCGATAAGATCCTTCCGAAAATCTACGGTAAAGTCTATCTGACGATAGACCTTGATTATTTCGACCCCTCCATCATGCCCTCCGTTGGAACACCTGAACCAGGAGGAGGGCACTGGCATCACACGCTCGAGTTTCTGAAAAAACTCTCCAAGAAAACTCATATCGTTGGCCTTGACGTCGTCGAGCTCTGTCCGCAGAGAGGAAACCCTGCCTCGGATTTCCTCGCCGCCAGGCTCATCTCTAAAGTCCTCGGCTACATCTTTCACAGAGACCTTCGATAACTCTTTGGGAAGATCGATAGGGTTGTGCAATCGGTGCTCTACGGACAGTACAGCTCTTTTATGTGGTGCTGAAATTCTGCCGGACCTTCATATTTTTCAATCTTCACGGCCTCTACCGGAGTCACAATCATATCAAGACAGAAGCAGTTCTTCCCCGGGACGATTTCATCATAATCCACTTCAAGTTTCTGTCCGGTTTTCGTCACACAGGTTATATCCACTCCATAGCAACTGTTCGCCCTTCTCCCGAGCGCCACGTAAACTGCCGTCTCTCTTTCAAAATCGATAAGGGTCGTGTCGCAGGGAGGTTTGGGCTCGATAAGAGCGTAGACTTTATCCCAGAATTCACACCACTCCTTCTCATTGTTGATGAGTCCTTGAGCAGGTTCACCAAAGCCCGAGAGATTTTCATTTAGAACCTCGGTAAAAGGAATGCCGTTGCAGGGCTTCGGTTCATCTCCTGGAGGCTTGGGCTTCTTACCGGCAGTGGATTGAGAGACTGGAATCAAAAGAGATAGAACAACCAAGAGTATCAGGATTTTATGAATCTTTTTCATATGCTCCTCCCTCACAATGTAGGGTTATTTGATTGGTATATTTTTTTAAAATAATACTTGAATTTACTTACTGAGTCAATGCAAATTTTGTAAATGACATTAACAGAAAATTTGTTTTTCGACTAAAGAAATAGCATCAGGATGAAAATGCTGCTAAACTTATTGCTGCTAGGGTTGACCAGATTTGTTGCTTCTTTCAGAATTTAATCATGACATACGATGCTTAGCCTTTCAATTCTTTCTATTAACAAAACCTTCAAGTCATCTTGATAAAAATGACGAACAGTAGCAGGTTAACACATAACAAGGCAGCCAGAATCGGTTCTATCATCGCAATAATTATTCTCATCACATTTCTCCATTATTCCACCCCCACTGCAAAGGCATATTTTCACAACGTATACCAGAGGCTCTATTACATTCCAATAATCCTGTCCTGCTACTGGTTCGGGTTCTTTGGAGGGGTGGGCTCAGCCCTCATCATTACGATTCTCTATATTCCCCATGTTACCATCCACTGGAAGCATGAGGAGACCTACCAGTTTAACCAGATTGTTGAAATTGTAATGTTTTTCACGATTGGAGCCATTGCTGGCTATCTATCGGACAGGGAGAAGAGGCAAAGGGAGAGGTATATAAGGACTGCTGAAGAGAGGGATCATGCATTTAAAGAACTTCAACAAACCTTTGAGCGCCTGAGACTTCTCGACAGACTATCGACCCTCGGCAAGCTGTCCGCAGGCATGGCCCATGAGATCAAGAATCCCCTGGCAGGAATCTACGGCTCCATGGAAATACTTGAGAAAGAGTTTGATGAGGAGAACCCAAAATATGAATTTGTTCAGATTCTCAAAAAGGAGATCAACCGTCTCACAGGTATTGTCAACAGGTACCTTGAACTTGCCAGACCGCGCAAGCCTGAAAAGTCTGTCAGCAATTTGAACGATACAGTGAAATCACTGATAGAGATATGCTCAAGACAGGCTGAAAAGGATGGCATCACAATAAAATCAAATCTTGATCCAGCGCTCCCTGACACGCTTCTTGATGAAGGACAGATAAGGCAGGCCATTCTGAACATTCTGATCAATGCCATGGAAGAAACACCGGGGGGAAAATCCATAGAGGTAGAAACGGGAATTTTAGAAAAGAAGATTTTTGTTTCCATAAGAGATCAGGGGAAGGGCATTTCAGAAAGTGACATGGGAAAACTCTTCGACCCATTTTTTACAACTAAGAAAGAGGGAACAGGTCTTGGCTTGCCCATAGCTTTTCAGATCATAACAAATCATGGCGGAGAGATCCGCGTAAAAAATGACCTTTCAGGCGGAGCCATTTTTACTATTCTGCTTTCCATGGAAACTCCGGGAGGGGCATCTTGAAGAAGAAGAGGATTCTACTAATAGACGATGATGAAAGCCTGAGAAGAATCGTGGAGTTCAATCTGACAGAGGATGGGTATGAAGTCGTAAGTGCTGCGGATGGGATCACCGGATTCAATCTCTTTAAGAATGAGAATTTTGATCTCGTCATCGCGGACATAAGAATGCCGGGAATGGATGGCATAGACCTTCTAAATCGAATTAAGACCATCTCCTATGATGCCATCGTCATCATCATTACGGCTCATGGAACCATAGAATCCGCCATAGAAGCCATGAAACTTGGGGCCTTTGATTTCATCACAAAACCTTTCTCGAAAAACCAGCTCAGCATAATTGTGAAAAAGGCTTTTGAGTATGGAAGGCTCATGGAAGAGAACAGAAACCTCAGGAGAATGGTTCAGGACCGATACTCTTTTGAAAATATTGTTGGAAAATCTCAATCGATGGAAGCCCTGTACAGAAGCATCACCAGAGTCGCCATGGTTGATAGTTCCGTCCTGATTTCTGGTGAGAGCGGTACGGGTAAGGAACTCTTTGCCAGAGCGATTCACTTCAATAGCTCCAGAGCACAGGAACCTTTCATAACAGTCAATTGCAGTGCCATTCCTGAACACCTGTTCGAATCCGAGCTCTTCGGGCATAGAAAGGGAGCATTCACGGGAGCCGTGTCGGATAAGGTGGGAAAGTTTGAAGCAGCGGATGGGGGAACAATATTTCTTGATGAAATTGCAGAAATCCCTCTCCACCTTCAATCGAAAATTTTAAGAGTTCTCCAGGAGGGAGAGATAGATAAAATCGGATGGGTTCATCCCATCAAAGTAGATGTTCGGGTCATTTCTGCAACAAACAGGAAGCTTGAAAAACTTGTTTCGGAAAATAAATTCAGGGAAGATCTCTACTATAGACTCAACATAGTCCCTCTTCACATCCCTCCTCTAAGAGAGAGAAAGGATGACATTCCCCTTCTGGCAGACTACTTTATGAGAAAATTTTCAGAAAGGTTTGGAAAGGTAGGCCTCCATCTTGAAAAAGAGACTTTCAAGTACTTTGAAAAACACGATTGGCTTGGCAATGTGCGTGAGCTTGAGAACACCATTGAAAGACTTGTTGTCATGAGCCAGGGTAACTCTATCAAGGCTGAAGATCTTCCCGACAATATGCTGCATCCAAAGGTTGAATCGGAAGGTATTGTAGGCTCCCTCCCAAAAGAAGGAGTAGCTCTGGATGAAATTGAAAGAGATGTCATAAGAAAGGCTCTTGAATTGAATAGCTGGAATCAGAGCAAAACGGCAAGTTTTTTAAAAATCAGCAGGCAAACCCTCCTTTACAGAATGAAGAAGCACAAGATTGGATAAGCCTGTTTTAAAAGAGACACCAAGTGTTTCTTTTCAAACATTAACTGTATTTATCAGTCCCACATTCCTCGCTACACCTATCCCCCGATGGGGCTCTTCCATTTCGGGCGGATGGTGTTGCTTTGCCTCCGCCACCAGCCGATTATCATTTTTCCTTCAGGGTTAAAGGCTTACTTCGCTAAAATCATTTAAATAAAGATAACTTCTCCATGGGGAGCTTTTGCAGCCAGAAACAATCTTGCTCTGAAATAACTAACATTCTATAAAAGAGTTATAATTTGTGAGGATGGATCACTTACGATGCAAGGATAAAGTAAAATGGATCCCGGATTTTTTGGCACTTTCATTGCTCAATGTTAACTCCATTTTTGGAATCCTGATTTGAAGGGTGAGAGATGAGTCTAATAAAAAGATATTTCATGGTATTTCTGCCACTTGCGATCTTCATGCAACTATTGCCCTCGTATTCCGGGGAACAGGAAGAGGGGGAAGCGGATTTTTCTGGAACTCTCGAACTTGATTCTTTAATCTTGTATGCCATTGAACATAATCCAGAACTCGAATCTTTAAGAAAGCAAATTGAAGCTGCAAATTCGAGAATACCCCAGGCCAGAGCCCTTGAAGATCCGATGTTTGAAATTGAAGTTGATTCTGTTCCGATTGACACCATCAATCTCTCCGAAGCCATGCAGATAAAGTACACGGCGACTCAAAGGATGCCATTCAGAGGAAAACTCTCCCTTCAGGGTGACATCGCTTCCAAAAGCGCCATAGCGTTAAAAGACATTTTTCATGATAGAGAAAGGGAAATCATTTCAAAAGTCAAGAAGTCCTACTATAAGATCTATCTTGCGGACAAATCCATCCAGATCAACAGAGAAAACAAAAAAATCATGACCGAACTTGAAGAAATTGCCAGGACAAAGTATTCCGTTGGTGAAGGGACTCAGCAAGATGTGTTGAAAGCTCTTGTGGAACTGATCAATCTTGACAATGAGTTGATCCTTCTGGAACAGGAAATGGAATCAGCCAGGGCAGAGCTGAACAGGCTATTGAATCGCCCCAGCCTTGCACCCATCGGGATGCCTCGCAATTTTGAATACAAAGAGTTGAAAATCTCCATCGATTCTCTTCAGAAGGCTGCACTTGAGAGAAGGCCGATTCTCACGTCACTTCAAAATATGATTGAAATGAATAAATTGGCACTTGCTCTTTCAAAAAAGCAGTATTACCCCGACTTCAGCACAGGTTTTTCATATGGCCAGACGAACATGGGCAGAGACAGGTGGAGCCTCATGGTTGGCTTGAATATCCCTCTCTGGTACAGGAAAAAACAGGCCTACGGTGTCATTGAGGCAGAGAATAATCTTAAATCGAGCATGGCAGACTACGAGGCAGCAAGGAATCTTGTACTCTTTGAGGTGCGCGATTCATACTTGAGAGTGTCGTCAAGTTTCAAAAAGCTTGAACTCTATAAAGATGGAATCATACCCCAGGCAGAACAATCTTTTAAATCAGCCATCGCCGGGTATAAAACCAATCTCATTGATTTTCTGACCCTTCTCGACAACTGGAGAACTCTCCTCAGATTCTGGCTTGATTACCATTCCCTCCTCGCTCAATATCAACAAGACCTGTCCGATCTTGAATTCGCAGTTGGAGGAACATTATCTGAAATATCAGGAGAATAGAAATGACTGTCTCAAAGAGATCAAAATTTATTATTTTCATAGGAGTGCTGGCCATTATTGTTATCGTGCTGGGATTTTCCCTTTATTCAACGGACCTTATTCCCTTCGTCTTCAAGGGAGGTCAGGAGCAAAAGACCTCTTTAAAGTATCACTGCCCGATGCATCCGGTGATCATTTCCGACAAGCCGGGCGACTGTCCCATCTGCAACATGCGGCTTGTGCCAATCGCGGAGCAACAGGGCACGCCCGTGACTACCAGTAAAAAGAAAATCATGTACCGCTCCACGATGAACCCCGTCGAAATCAGCGACAAGCCAGGCAAGGATTCAATGGGTATGGACATGGAGCCGTTCGAGGTCGAGGAGGGCGAGGGAGGATCGACGGTGAGCAGTCTCGCGACAGTTTCTATCGCTCCGGCAGCCCGCCAGCGAATGGGGTTGACTCTGGGCTTCATTGAGAAACGCGAACTTTCGCGTGACATCCGTACTTCGGCGCGCATCGTGGCTGATGAAACGCGGTTGTTCAGAGTTACAACAAAGGTCGAGGGCTGGGTGGACACACTGTTCATCAACGTCACAGGCCAGGAGGTCAGGAAGGGTGAACCATTGCTGGCTATTTACAGTCCAGAACTGGTTTCAGCCCAGCAGGAATACCTCTTGGCGATTCAGACCGTCAAAGAATTGGCGCGGAGCTCGAACGACAATGTGTTGCGCAGTGCGGACATGTTGCTCGAGGCAGCGTTACGGAGGTTGCAGCTCTGGGATATCAGCGACGATCAGATCAAACGGCTCGAACAGACGGGTCAGGTTGAAAAGAATCTGACGCTTTATGCGCCCGCCAGCGGGTGGGTGATCGAAAAAAACATACTGGCAGGTCAGAAGATCATGCCCGGAGACTCGCTTCTGGTCATCGCCGATCTTACTCATGTGTGGGGCGACGCCGATATCTATCAGTCAGACCTGCCGTACGTGAAGGTCGGGATGCCGGTTGAAGTCACGATTCCCTTCTGGGAAAGCAAGACTTTCAAAGGCACGGTGACGTTCATTACGCCGACACTCGATGCTCAGACACGCACCGTGAAGGCACGTCTGGACATTGAAAACCCGGAGCTTCTGCTCAAGCCTGAGATGTACGCCAACGCTCGACTTTTCTACTCCTTAGGTGAGATGTTGGCAATTCCCGAAGCTGCCATTATGCGCACGGGCGAACAGATATATGCGTTCAAGGAGGCAGGCGATGGTCGGCTCATTCCCATCCAGATCAAGATCGGCCCGCGCGCGGATGGCTTTTTCCAGTTGCTGTCAGGTCTGAACAAGGGGGATAGGGTTGCCACATCTGCGAACTTCCTTGTAGACTCGGAGTCGCAATTGAAGGCAGCGCTGGAAGCCGTGGGAGGGCACAAGCATTGATCCCATTCATGCACAATCCTGATTCAGGCGATCGAAAACTGACACCGATCCAGAAGTGGATCTCGTTTTCGGCACACAACCGCATTCTGGTCATCATCCTGACAGCT encodes the following:
- a CDS encoding efflux RND transporter periplasmic adaptor subunit, with the protein product MTVSKRSKFIIFIGVLAIIVIVLGFSLYSTDLIPFVFKGGQEQKTSLKYHCPMHPVIISDKPGDCPICNMRLVPIAEQQGTPVTTSKKKIMYRSTMNPVEISDKPGKDSMGMDMEPFEVEEGEGGSTVSSLATVSIAPAARQRMGLTLGFIEKRELSRDIRTSARIVADETRLFRVTTKVEGWVDTLFINVTGQEVRKGEPLLAIYSPELVSAQQEYLLAIQTVKELARSSNDNVLRSADMLLEAALRRLQLWDISDDQIKRLEQTGQVEKNLTLYAPASGWVIEKNILAGQKIMPGDSLLVIADLTHVWGDADIYQSDLPYVKVGMPVEVTIPFWESKTFKGTVTFITPTLDAQTRTVKARLDIENPELLLKPEMYANARLFYSLGEMLAIPEAAIMRTGEQIYAFKEAGDGRLIPIQIKIGPRADGFFQLLSGLNKGDRVATSANFLVDSESQLKAALEAVGGHKH